The following coding sequences lie in one Candoia aspera isolate rCanAsp1 chromosome 11, rCanAsp1.hap2, whole genome shotgun sequence genomic window:
- the UBA2 gene encoding SUMO-activating enzyme subunit 2 — protein sequence MRGAALGVALAVPFPARFLRPGMAAAALAALALQGELAQAVACARVLVVGAGGIGCELLKDLVLTGFAHIDVIDLDTIDVSNLNRQFLFQKKHVGRSKAQVAKESVLQFHPQANIIAYHDSIMNPDYNVEFFRQFTLVMNALDNRAARNHVNRMCLAADVPLIESGTAGYLGQVTVIKKGVTECYECHPKPTQKTFPGCTIRNTPSEPIHCIVWAKYLFNQLFGEEDADQEVSPDRADPEAAWEPAEAEARARASNEDGDIKRVSTKEWAKSTGYDAVKLFTKLFKDDIRYLLTMDKLWRKRKPPIPLDWNEIQNQDNSTSNQQNESPLGLKDQQVLDVKSYAHLFAKSIETLRVQLAEKGDGAELVWDKDDPSAMDFVTSAANLRMHIFSMNMKSRFDIKSMAGNIIPAIATTNAIIAGLIVLEGLKILSGKIEQCRAIFLNKQPNPKKKLLVPCALDPPNPNCYVCASKPEVTVKLNVHKVTVLTLQDKIVKEKFNMVAPDVQIEDGKGTILISSEEGETEANNHKKLSEFGIRNGTRLQADDFLQDYTLLINVLHSEDLAKDLEFEVVGDEIIGPKSSEQPTRNITNGSDDGAQPSTSTAQDEDDEDVLIIETEEGPSKNADDTEAKNRKRKLDDKEYTGAKRMRSELPDDKQDDVIALD from the exons ATGCGCGGCGCGGCGCTCGGAGTTGCTCTCGCAGTCCCTTTTCCCGCCCGCTTCCTCCGTCCTGGGATGGCGGCGGCGGCCCTGGCGGCCCTGGCCTTGCAGGGGGAGCTGGCCCAGGCCGTGGCTTGCGCGCGGGTGCTGGTGGTGGGCGCCGGCGGCATCGGCTGCGAGCTCCTCAAGGACCTGGTGCTCACCGGCTTCGCCCACATCGACGTG ATTGATCTGGATACCATTGATGTCAGTAATCTCAACAGGCAGTTCTTGTTTCAAAAGAAGCACGTTGGAAGATCAAAAGCTCAG GTTGCCAAAGAAAGTGTGCTACAATTTCACCCCCAAGCTAATATTATTGCTTATCATGACAGCATTATGAA CCCTGACTATAATGTGGAATTTTTTCGTCAGTTCACCCTAGTTATGAATGCCTTAGATAACAGAG CTGCCCGTAACCATGTGAACAGGATGTGTCTGGCTGCTGATGTCCCTCTTATAGAAAGTGGGACTGCGGGCTATCTTGGGCAAGTCACAGTTATCAAAAAG GGAGTGACAGAGTGTTATGAATGTCATCCTAAACCAACCCAGAAAACATTTCCAGGCTGTACCATTCGGAACACTCCTTCTGAACCCATCCACTGCATTGTGTGGGCAAAGTATTTATTCAA CCAACTGTTTGGAGAAGAAGATGCTGATCAAGAGGTGTCTCCTGACAGAGCTGATCCTGAAGCTGCTT GGGAGCCAGCAGAAGCTGAGGCCAGAGCAAGAGCCTCGAATGAGGATGGGGACATTAAGCGTGTTTCAACCAAGGAATGGGCTAAATCAACAGGCTACGATGCAGTTAAACTTTTCACCAAG CTTTTCAAAGATGACATCAGGTATCTGCTAACAATGGATAAGCTCTGGAGAAAAAGGAAACCTCCTATTCCTCTGGACTGGAATGAAATACAAAATCAAG ACAACAGCACATCTAATCAGCAGAATGAGTCTCCTTTGGGCCTCAAGGACCAGCAGGTTTTAGATGTAAAGAGCTATGCACATTTGTTTGCTAAGAGCATAGAAACCCTGAGAGTTCAACTGGCAGAAAAAGGTGATGGAGCTGAGCTTGTATGGGATAAG GATGACCCTTCTGCAATGGATTTTGTCACTTCTGCTGCAAACCTCAGGATGCATATCTTTAGCATGAACATGAAGAGCAGATTTGACATCAAAT cAATGGCAGGAAACATTATCCCTGCTATAGCCACTACCAATGCCATAATAGCTGGTCTGATAGTGCTGGAGGGTCTAAAAATTCTCTCAGGAAAAATTGAGCAGTGCAGAGCG ATCTTCCTGAATAAACAACCTAACCCCAAAAAGAAGCTGCTTGTTCCATGTGCTCTGGACCCTCCAAATCCTAACTGCTACGTTTGTGCGAGTAAGCCAGAAGTGACAGTGAAACTCAATGTCCACAAAGTCACTGTTCTAACACTGCAGGATAAG ATAGTGAAAGAGAAATTTAATATGGTAGCGCCTGACGTCCAGATAGAAGATGGAAAAGGAACTATTCTCATCTCTTCAGAAGAAGGAGAAACTGAAG CAAATAACCACAAGAAGTTGTCAGAATTTGGGATCCGAAATGGCACTCGGCTGCAAGCAGATGACTTTCTGCAGGATTATACCCTACTGATCAATGTGCTGCACAG CGAAGACCTTGCGAAAGATTTGGAGTTTGAAGTTGTTGGCGATGAAATCATTGGTCCCAAATCATCAGAACAGCCCACAAGAAATATCACCAATGGAAGTGATGATGGGGCCCAGCCCTCAACATCCACAG CtcaagatgaagatgatgaagatgttCTGATTATTGAGACTGAAGAAGGTCCATCAAAGAATGCTGATGACACAGAAGCTAAGAACCGCAAGAGGAAGCTTGATGACAAAGAATACACTGGTGCGAAAAGAATGCGTTCTGAGCTGCCAGATGACAAACAGGATGATGTGATAGCCCTGGACTGA